The Paracoccus sediminicola genome has a segment encoding these proteins:
- a CDS encoding lytic transglycosylase domain-containing protein — MMYPFRDTILAGLLLLTGASFARAESVSEMATALTAAGAGNWAAATEAADESGPLAQALVQWHALRAGTGSFDDYLSFATDHPDWPGMELLYRQGDSRIPASASPTDIREWFADRMPENADGAMALIAALRAEDQAQAEEMAQRVWTSMPMSAAEEAAFLSEHGEAVSELHDARVFALLDQFEWQAAQQGLSRMSASNRPLAEARIATQARRSGVDDLILALPEAQQNDPGLAMDRFRWRVQAKLHDLAEELMIAQSSSAEALRRPEIWASARADYTRAALRAGDWERAEAIAAPHFLDEGTEDFAEMEFLAGYAALRGGAPDRALSHFSNLGDGTNSIISQSRALYWQGRAHEAAGHGTAAQAAFAEGATMQTAYYGQLAAERIGAEPDPALSVPGRAEAALPQWRRSELRENEVFQVGVYAFAAGLPDLGQRFFLHLSETAEADDIARMARLTLEMRYPWYALRLAKRAASKGATYTAAYFPLTGLEASDLELPPELVMAISRQESEFNHTVSSHVGAQGLMQLMPATAQQMARQVGLDYDYARLTQDPEYNATLGAAYLQGLRDRFGPSSALVAAGYNAGPGRSRQWTERFGDIRNGADPVDWVEMIPFDETRNYVMRVTEALPVYRARIAGYPVPLTPTKDLTGDGFIPPPPKARQTLAEVLTRSVPPPQPGDPMSAAAEAFVEPDPAAPLRPAPRPTGG; from the coding sequence ATGATGTATCCATTTCGCGACACGATCCTGGCCGGGCTTCTGCTGCTGACGGGCGCAAGCTTTGCGCGCGCCGAATCGGTGTCAGAGATGGCCACGGCGCTGACCGCCGCCGGAGCGGGCAACTGGGCGGCGGCAACGGAAGCCGCCGATGAATCGGGACCGCTGGCGCAGGCACTGGTCCAGTGGCACGCGCTGCGTGCCGGGACCGGCAGCTTTGACGATTACCTGTCCTTTGCGACAGATCACCCCGACTGGCCGGGGATGGAGCTGCTGTATCGGCAGGGCGACAGCCGCATTCCGGCTTCGGCAAGTCCCACTGACATCCGGGAATGGTTCGCGGATCGGATGCCAGAGAATGCCGACGGCGCGATGGCGCTGATCGCCGCGCTGCGGGCCGAGGATCAGGCGCAGGCCGAAGAGATGGCGCAGCGGGTCTGGACCTCGATGCCGATGAGCGCGGCAGAGGAAGCCGCCTTCCTGTCGGAACATGGCGAGGCCGTGTCGGAACTGCATGACGCGAGGGTATTCGCTCTGCTGGATCAGTTCGAATGGCAGGCGGCGCAACAGGGGCTTTCGCGGATGAGCGCGTCGAACCGCCCGCTGGCCGAGGCGCGCATTGCGACACAGGCACGCCGCAGCGGGGTGGACGATCTGATCCTCGCCTTGCCCGAGGCCCAGCAAAACGACCCCGGTCTCGCGATGGACCGGTTCCGCTGGCGGGTGCAGGCGAAGCTGCATGATCTCGCGGAAGAGTTGATGATCGCGCAATCCAGCTCGGCCGAGGCGCTGCGCCGGCCCGAGATATGGGCCTCGGCCCGCGCCGATTACACACGCGCCGCGCTGCGGGCCGGCGATTGGGAACGGGCCGAAGCCATCGCCGCGCCGCATTTCCTCGATGAGGGCACCGAAGACTTCGCTGAGATGGAATTTCTCGCCGGCTATGCGGCGTTGCGAGGCGGCGCGCCAGACCGTGCGCTGAGCCATTTCAGCAATCTCGGCGACGGGACCAATAGCATTATCAGCCAGTCCCGCGCCTTGTATTGGCAGGGTCGCGCCCATGAGGCGGCAGGTCATGGCACTGCCGCACAGGCCGCATTTGCCGAAGGCGCGACGATGCAGACTGCCTATTACGGCCAGCTTGCCGCGGAACGGATCGGCGCAGAACCGGACCCCGCGCTTTCCGTCCCCGGTCGCGCCGAAGCCGCGCTGCCGCAATGGCGCCGTTCGGAGCTGCGCGAAAACGAGGTGTTTCAGGTCGGGGTCTACGCATTTGCGGCGGGTCTGCCGGATCTCGGTCAACGTTTCTTCCTGCATCTGTCCGAAACCGCCGAGGCCGACGATATCGCCCGCATGGCACGCCTGACGCTGGAAATGCGTTATCCATGGTATGCGCTGCGTCTGGCGAAGCGGGCAGCGTCGAAGGGGGCAACCTATACAGCGGCCTATTTCCCCTTGACCGGGCTGGAAGCCTCTGATCTGGAGCTGCCGCCAGAGCTTGTGATGGCGATCTCTCGGCAGGAATCAGAGTTCAATCACACCGTCTCTTCTCATGTCGGGGCGCAGGGGCTGATGCAGCTCATGCCGGCGACGGCGCAGCAAATGGCGCGGCAGGTCGGGCTGGATTACGACTATGCGCGGCTGACGCAGGACCCGGAATATAATGCGACCCTCGGGGCCGCCTATCTGCAAGGGCTCCGTGACCGCTTTGGGCCGTCCTCGGCGCTTGTTGCGGCAGGGTATAATGCCGGTCCTGGCCGCTCGCGCCAATGGACCGAGCGTTTCGGCGATATTCGCAATGGTGCGGATCCGGTGGACTGGGTCGAGATGATCCCCTTCGACGAGACCCGCAACTATGTGATGCGCGTCACAGAGGCGCTGCCCGTCTATCGCGCACGGATCGCGGGATATCCGGTGCCGCTGACACCGACGAAGGACCTGACCGGTGACGGTTTCATCCCGCCACCGCCCAAGGCGCGGCAGACTCTGGCCGAGGTGCTGACACGCTCGGTTCCGCCACCGCAGCCGGGCGATCCGATGTCAGCGGCGGCAGAGGCTTTTGTCGAACCCGATCCTGCCGCTCCGCTGCGTCCCGCGCCGCGTCCTACCGGCGGCTGA